A portion of the Sulfurospirillum diekertiae genome contains these proteins:
- a CDS encoding GGDEF domain-containing protein, producing MATTINEIIKDTLELIKAEHLNLTPDNYSKIFCKVAKQKGVIVEDCQKVDKYTKKLDPNIATDMKRFSISNVDELLAFLVAKLNRANEGDALKMVNTLAILTKRVLQAITLLHDAKATSLANASLERLDFHQNLQSIELVKEKWFDFISNYDDSYLKKLDSFGHVNKDDLEAMVRDLIKIMSKDTSTELYGALVPLIIASLAPSIASGMNDELASIGNELRSSPDALGTPALQKELKGLISKRIELDKAEVQKKVSALDKILDDINKKIFELIQSSNVSHEQVKVIKADLQSINFEHDSFENVHVKLLNIASSLESETKSLSEKMTSNQETITKLQNRVSKLESALLVAKQEVKEDYLTHVATKRALANELGRVEDAFMRYKVDYTICFIDIDHFKMVNDTYGHEAGDVILSTLGKILRKYVRQVDFVGRYGGEEFLVILPSIDLAQAIHFADKIRAIVEQFKFLYKNERINVTVSCGVAQRSLEKSKEETIGSADSFLYKAKEAGRNQVLPVL from the coding sequence ATGGCAACAACAATCAATGAAATCATTAAAGATACATTAGAACTCATTAAAGCGGAGCATCTTAATTTAACACCCGATAATTATTCAAAAATTTTCTGTAAAGTTGCCAAACAAAAAGGGGTGATTGTTGAGGATTGTCAAAAAGTAGATAAGTACACTAAAAAGCTAGATCCAAACATTGCAACAGATATGAAACGATTTAGTATTAGTAATGTCGATGAGCTTCTTGCCTTTTTGGTTGCAAAACTGAACCGCGCGAATGAAGGGGATGCTCTTAAAATGGTCAACACGCTAGCGATTCTGACCAAACGAGTGTTGCAAGCGATTACCCTTTTACATGATGCAAAAGCAACCAGTTTGGCGAATGCCTCCTTAGAGCGTCTCGATTTTCACCAAAACCTCCAATCTATTGAGCTTGTGAAAGAAAAATGGTTTGATTTTATCTCAAATTATGATGATAGCTATCTTAAAAAATTGGATTCTTTTGGGCATGTCAATAAAGATGATCTTGAAGCAATGGTGCGAGATTTGATTAAAATTATGAGCAAAGATACCAGTACCGAACTTTATGGGGCACTTGTTCCTCTCATTATTGCTTCGCTGGCTCCATCTATTGCTTCTGGTATGAATGATGAATTAGCATCGATTGGTAATGAATTACGTAGTTCTCCTGATGCTCTAGGTACTCCAGCCCTTCAAAAAGAGCTGAAAGGGCTTATTTCAAAGCGTATTGAGCTTGATAAAGCTGAAGTGCAAAAGAAAGTTTCAGCACTAGATAAAATTCTTGATGACATCAATAAAAAGATTTTTGAATTGATTCAAAGCAGTAATGTGAGTCATGAGCAAGTGAAAGTTATCAAAGCGGATTTGCAAAGCATTAATTTTGAACATGATAGTTTTGAAAATGTTCATGTAAAACTTCTCAATATTGCCTCTTCTTTGGAAAGCGAGACAAAATCTTTGAGCGAAAAGATGACAAGTAATCAAGAAACAATTACCAAGCTTCAGAATCGTGTCTCAAAATTAGAATCAGCTCTGTTAGTCGCGAAACAAGAAGTTAAAGAAGATTACTTAACCCATGTAGCAACCAAGAGAGCTTTAGCCAATGAACTTGGACGTGTTGAAGATGCTTTTATGCGGTATAAAGTTGATTATACGATCTGTTTTATTGATATTGATCACTTTAAAATGGTCAATGATACGTATGGACATGAAGCGGGTGATGTCATTCTCTCTACCTTAGGCAAAATTTTACGAAAATATGTGCGTCAAGTCGATTTTGTAGGTCGTTATGGTGGTGAAGAATTTTTAGTGATTCTTCCAAGCATTGATCTTGCTCAGGCCATCCATTTTGCCGATAAAATTCGTGCCATTGTAGAGCAATTTAAGTTTTTGTATAAAAATGAACGCATTAATGTTACGGTGAGTTGTGGTGTCGCACAGCGTTCTTTAGAGAAGTCTAAAGAAGAAACAATAGGTTCCGCTGATAGCTTTTTATATAAAGCGAAAGAGGCAGGACGTAATCAAGTGTTACCTGTGCTTTAA
- the lptE gene encoding LPS assembly lipoprotein LptE, with protein MKRLFLGLLIVTFLIGCGYKPASYYTKNALGNKIYAEVSISRQDPRNSVLIKDAVNEAIVSRFGAKLVAKEQADSVLHVKINGIGFSPTVYDKYGYVVAYKVTVVLAIDYEDEAKKIQKLTATGEYDFSIESNSVVSDNNRFDAIRYASQDALDEFVSKIAIKGLRNGNNNQ; from the coding sequence ATGAAACGACTATTTCTTGGACTCTTGATAGTAACATTTTTAATTGGATGTGGTTACAAGCCAGCATCCTATTATACAAAGAATGCATTAGGAAATAAAATATATGCGGAAGTTTCGATCTCAAGACAAGATCCAAGAAATAGTGTTCTCATAAAAGATGCTGTCAATGAAGCGATTGTCAGTCGTTTTGGTGCAAAGTTGGTTGCGAAGGAACAAGCAGACAGTGTTTTACATGTAAAGATCAATGGAATTGGTTTTTCTCCTACCGTGTATGATAAATACGGCTATGTTGTTGCGTATAAAGTTACCGTTGTCTTAGCAATAGATTATGAAGACGAAGCTAAAAAAATTCAGAAATTAACCGCTACTGGCGAATATGACTTTTCAATTGAATCCAACAGTGTTGTTTCTGACAATAATCGTTTTGATGCTATTCGCTATGCATCACAAGACGCTTTGGATGAGTTTGTTTCTAAAATTGCTATTAAAGGACTTCGCAATGGCAACAACAATCAATGA
- the leuS gene encoding leucine--tRNA ligase, translated as MLYNPLELEKKWQQKWDQTNAFEPLADMTKKKKYILSMFPYPSGRIHMGHVRNYTIGDAIARHHRKNGFNVLHPIGWDSFGMPAENAAIKHGVHPKKWTYENIDYMRKELASLGLSFSKKREFAASDVLYTKHEQRIFIEMFNKGLVYQKSATLNWCNTCQTVLANEQVEEGCCWRCDNPVEQRLLPGYYLKITQYAQELLDDCEKLRAGWPNQVLTMQENWIGRSEGLEFSFSLSAASQAKLGHQFESYKVFTTRPDTIFGVSYSALAPEHPIVKHLIEHKLLSEDKIAQIKKMQSVGARDRAQAPKEGVSLELDVIHPLTGKNVPVWVANFVLIEYGGGAVMAVPAHDERDFEFAKKYHLSIIQSIETTAPFDGSMATTEYGTLVNSGEFTGLDSKSAQKAMIAHFEAQKIGTKVINYKLRDWGISRQRYWGAPIPMIHCPKCGLVPEKFENLPVALPEDVEIKGEGNPLDKHPTWKHTKCPICNGEAVRETDTMDTFFQSSWYFLRYTTDPSLWNDVPFDKASANYWMNVDQYVGGIEHAILHLLYSRFFTKVLRDLGYVNCDEPFANLLTQGMVLKDGSKMSKSKGNTVDPDAIIKTYGADTARLFYSFCCTSSKELEWNDSAVEGAFRFLKRFAQKSENAFTCKAIPSIDHASLSKESKYARKKVYEALKKSNEIYEGSYTFNTLIAACMEALNALSEQEDKAVWSEGYFILLNLLEPIVPHLCWEMSESLFGCTNLAPITLKEEVFVEDCMILAVTVNGKKRAEIEVETSISKEEALRLGKESVTKWLEVSTLLKEIYVPNKLINLVVK; from the coding sequence ATGCTTTACAATCCTTTAGAACTTGAAAAAAAATGGCAACAAAAGTGGGATCAGACCAATGCGTTTGAACCCCTTGCAGATATGACTAAAAAGAAAAAATATATTTTAAGTATGTTTCCCTATCCGAGCGGACGTATTCATATGGGGCATGTCCGCAACTATACCATAGGGGACGCCATAGCAAGGCATCACCGTAAAAATGGTTTTAATGTCTTGCATCCCATCGGTTGGGATAGTTTTGGTATGCCAGCTGAAAATGCTGCTATTAAACATGGAGTTCATCCTAAAAAATGGACATATGAAAATATTGATTATATGCGTAAAGAGCTTGCATCATTAGGCTTGTCCTTTTCTAAAAAAAGAGAGTTTGCCGCCAGTGATGTTCTTTACACCAAACATGAACAACGTATTTTTATTGAGATGTTTAATAAAGGGTTGGTGTATCAAAAGAGCGCAACACTTAACTGGTGTAATACGTGTCAAACCGTTCTTGCCAATGAACAAGTCGAAGAGGGATGTTGTTGGCGATGTGATAATCCCGTAGAGCAACGTTTGCTCCCAGGTTACTACCTTAAAATCACTCAGTATGCACAAGAACTCTTGGACGATTGTGAAAAATTGCGTGCAGGTTGGCCAAATCAAGTTCTCACGATGCAAGAAAATTGGATTGGTAGAAGTGAAGGTTTAGAATTTTCTTTTAGTCTTAGCGCCGCTTCTCAGGCAAAACTGGGTCATCAATTTGAAAGTTACAAAGTATTCACCACCCGTCCCGATACGATTTTTGGAGTCAGTTATTCAGCCTTAGCGCCTGAACATCCCATTGTAAAACATCTCATAGAACACAAGCTACTCAGTGAAGACAAAATTGCGCAAATCAAAAAAATGCAAAGTGTGGGAGCAAGGGATCGCGCACAAGCCCCCAAAGAAGGCGTTAGCCTTGAACTGGATGTGATTCATCCATTGACGGGTAAAAATGTACCCGTTTGGGTTGCAAATTTCGTTTTAATCGAGTACGGTGGAGGTGCGGTTATGGCTGTTCCTGCACACGATGAGAGAGATTTTGAGTTTGCCAAAAAGTATCATTTATCAATTATTCAAAGTATTGAAACAACAGCTCCATTTGATGGCAGTATGGCTACAACAGAATACGGCACATTAGTGAATTCAGGTGAATTTACAGGGCTTGATTCTAAAAGTGCACAAAAAGCAATGATTGCCCATTTTGAGGCACAAAAAATTGGTACAAAAGTCATTAACTACAAACTTCGTGATTGGGGTATTAGCCGCCAACGTTATTGGGGTGCACCTATTCCTATGATTCACTGTCCGAAATGCGGATTGGTGCCTGAAAAATTTGAAAATCTTCCTGTGGCGCTTCCTGAAGATGTTGAAATCAAAGGCGAGGGAAATCCTTTGGATAAACACCCCACATGGAAGCACACAAAATGTCCTATATGTAATGGTGAAGCTGTTCGTGAAACCGATACAATGGACACTTTCTTCCAATCCAGTTGGTATTTCCTACGCTACACCACGGATCCATCGCTTTGGAATGATGTCCCTTTTGATAAAGCAAGTGCAAACTATTGGATGAACGTCGATCAATATGTGGGTGGCATTGAGCATGCTATTTTGCACTTACTCTATTCACGTTTCTTTACCAAAGTCTTGCGCGATTTGGGTTACGTAAATTGTGACGAGCCATTTGCCAATCTACTTACACAAGGAATGGTACTTAAAGACGGTTCAAAAATGAGCAAGTCTAAAGGTAATACCGTTGATCCTGATGCCATTATTAAAACTTATGGTGCAGATACTGCACGCCTTTTTTATTCTTTTTGCTGCACCTCCTCAAAAGAGCTTGAGTGGAATGACAGTGCTGTAGAAGGTGCTTTTAGATTTTTAAAACGCTTTGCACAGAAGAGTGAAAATGCGTTTACATGTAAAGCAATTCCGAGTATTGATCATGCATCTTTGTCTAAAGAATCAAAATATGCACGTAAGAAAGTCTATGAAGCACTTAAAAAATCGAATGAGATCTATGAGGGAAGTTATACCTTTAATACGCTGATTGCTGCATGTATGGAAGCACTTAATGCCCTTAGTGAACAAGAAGATAAAGCTGTTTGGTCAGAGGGGTATTTTATTCTCCTTAATCTTTTGGAACCTATTGTTCCCCATCTTTGCTGGGAGATGAGTGAGAGTCTTTTTGGATGTACCAATCTAGCACCGATTACGCTCAAAGAAGAAGTTTTTGTAGAAGATTGTATGATACTCGCGGTGACCGTCAATGGTAAAAAACGCGCTGAAATTGAAGTAGAAACCTCCATCTCAAAAGAGGAGGCTTTACGTCTTGGTAAAGAGAGCGTTACAAAATGGCTAGAGGTAAGTACACTTCTTAAAGAGATTTATGTTCCCAATAAACTGATTAATTTGGTGGTAAAATAA
- the secF gene encoding protein translocase subunit SecF produces MEFFSKGIIYNFMKYARIFVTTTLILAFLSLVLVFTKGFNYGVDFVGGTVVQLKYEQKAPIDKIREDLAKDKLFAGALITEFGSPEEVVIRFSTVSDSVAQDIGDHIHTLLKDTGTFDIRKVDIVGPKIGSELRSKGIISAVLAMIGILIYVAVRFEWKFAIASVITLLHDITITLGAIILFDIEFSLDVLAAVLTLIGYSLNDTIIIFDRIREELEETKNTNFSEIIDICVSKTLSRTIITSLLVFFVVLTLYVFGGEIIHGFSFTMLLGVIIGTYSSIFISAPFLTLIGFNVEKYKANIALKEKNRIEKEKNALTVRKRYRLI; encoded by the coding sequence ATGGAATTTTTTTCAAAAGGTATCATTTATAATTTTATGAAGTATGCGCGTATTTTTGTCACGACCACACTTATTTTAGCTTTCCTTTCGTTAGTTCTTGTGTTTACCAAAGGATTTAACTACGGTGTTGATTTTGTTGGTGGAACTGTTGTTCAACTTAAGTATGAGCAAAAAGCGCCTATTGATAAGATTCGAGAAGATCTTGCTAAAGATAAATTATTTGCAGGAGCTTTGATTACAGAATTTGGTTCACCTGAAGAAGTTGTCATTCGTTTTTCAACCGTGAGCGATAGCGTTGCTCAAGATATCGGAGATCATATCCATACTCTTTTAAAAGATACGGGTACTTTTGATATTAGAAAAGTAGATATTGTTGGACCAAAAATCGGAAGTGAACTACGATCAAAAGGCATTATATCGGCTGTTTTAGCAATGATTGGTATCTTAATCTATGTCGCTGTTCGTTTTGAATGGAAGTTTGCTATTGCTTCTGTTATTACATTGTTGCATGATATTACCATTACATTAGGGGCTATTATTTTATTCGATATCGAATTTAGTCTTGATGTATTGGCGGCTGTTTTAACACTGATTGGCTACTCACTGAACGATACGATTATTATTTTTGATCGTATTCGTGAAGAACTTGAAGAGACAAAAAATACGAATTTTTCAGAAATTATTGATATTTGTGTCTCTAAAACACTCTCTCGAACCATTATTACTTCTTTATTGGTTTTCTTTGTTGTTTTAACCCTTTATGTTTTTGGTGGAGAGATTATTCATGGCTTTAGTTTTACCATGTTACTTGGTGTTATCATTGGTACTTACAGCTCTATTTTTATTTCAGCGCCATTTTTAACGTTAATTGGCTTTAATGTTGAAAAATATAAAGCTAATATAGCACTCAAAGAGAAAAATAGAATTGAAAAAGAAAAAAATGCGCTCACAGTACGAAAAAGGTACCGTTTGATTTGA